GCCCTGGCCAGCGCCCTGCGCAAACTCGACGCGGGCACCAAGCAGCTCCCGCTGCCTGCGGAGCCCCGGCTGGAGACGGCGAGCCACATGATGATCGCCAACCCGTTCCGTCCCGGAGAAGGTCTTTCTAAGATGTTCTCCACACACCCTCCGATGGCCGAGCGCATCGCCCGGCTCGAACAGATGGCAGGCCGCCCCCAATGAAGACAATCCTGAACGTCATCTGGCTCATCCTGAGCGGCGTCTGGCTGTTCCTGGGGTACCTTCTCGCGGGCGTGCTGCTCTGCATCACCATCATCGGCATCCCCTTCGGCATCGCCGCCTTCCGCATCGCGGTCTACGCCCTCTGGCCCTTCGGCTACACCACGGTCGAGCGCCACGACGCGGGCGCCGGCTCCTGCATCGGCAACGTCCTGTGGCTGGTCCTGGCGGGCTGGTGGCTGGCCCTGAGCCACATCGTCACAGGCATCGCCCTCTGCATCACGCTCATCGGCATCCCGTTCGGCATCGCCAACTTCAAGATGGTCCCCCTCGCCCTGCTCCCCCTGGGCCGCGAAATCGTCCCGACGGACGCCCCGTTCGCTTCCCGCTGACGGAGTTGTCCACAGGCCCGGCGGGTTGTCGGTGGGGTGCGTCACCATGAACGCATGAACGAGACCGAGCAGTTGCTGGAGCAAGTCGCAGACCGCGTGCGCAAGTCCGCGCGCGGGCACGGAGGGCCGCTGCCCGCGCCGCTGGGGAGCCGGGAGATCGCCCGGGCCGAGGGCATACTCGGCTTCGCCCTGCCCCCGCTGCTCACCGCGCTCTACACCCGCATCGGCGACGGCGGATTCGGACCCGAATGCGGGCTGCTGTCCCTGCGCCAGACCGTCCAGAGCTACGAGGCGCACCGTGCATCCGGATGGCGCTGGCCCGAGAGCGTGCTGCCGATAGCCGACTTCGGATGCAGCATGTACGCCTGCGTGGACTGCCGCTCCGAGACCGCCCAAGTGCTGCTGTTCGACCCGAGCCTCGGGGAG
Above is a genomic segment from Streptomyces sp. NBC_01233 containing:
- a CDS encoding YccF domain-containing protein, producing the protein MKTILNVIWLILSGVWLFLGYLLAGVLLCITIIGIPFGIAAFRIAVYALWPFGYTTVERHDAGAGSCIGNVLWLVLAGWWLALSHIVTGIALCITLIGIPFGIANFKMVPLALLPLGREIVPTDAPFASR
- a CDS encoding SMI1/KNR4 family protein, which produces MNETEQLLEQVADRVRKSARGHGGPLPAPLGSREIARAEGILGFALPPLLTALYTRIGDGGFGPECGLLSLRQTVQSYEAHRASGWRWPESVLPIADFGCSMYACVDCRSETAQVLLFDPSLGEPDLAWSIDTPSLAGWLRGWLDGTAWFCEESELGEERDLELAPWAEFRSRI